A stretch of Schistocerca americana isolate TAMUIC-IGC-003095 chromosome 3, iqSchAmer2.1, whole genome shotgun sequence DNA encodes these proteins:
- the LOC124606326 gene encoding uncharacterized protein LOC124606326, producing the protein MALLEKHTIAVHGKKWLMVGVPENERVIVGGDLNSHVGRRRGGEERWHGGWGYGERNEEGKNIVKFAVAFNLVIMSTYFQRKREKVIYGEGITKQHKLIVADCEMKVCKRQRHINQCERKIKWWRLKDKNLREEFREKVMGKVKSAESVQEWWKINSDVIRKTGEEVLGLTSGRGVPKDKEAWWWNEEVQRVVKEKKDAKRKWDMSGSAEDGQAYKSA; encoded by the exons ATGGCACTTCTGGAGAAACATACAATCGCAGTTCATGGGAAAAAATGGC TAATGGTTGGAGTACCAGAGAATGAAAGAGTGATAGTCGGAGGGGATCTAAATAGTCATGTTGGTAGAAGGAGAGGTGGGGAAGAGAGGTGGCATGGAGGATGGGGGTATGGCGagagaaatgaggaaggaaaaaataTAGTCAAGTTTGCTGTGGCTTTCAATCTAGTGATTATGAGTACCTACttccaaagaaaaagagaaaaa GTCATATATGGTGAAGGAATAACAAAACAACATAAGTTGATTGTAGCAGACTGTGAGATGAAAGTATGTAAAAGACAGAGGCACATAAATCaatgtgaaaggaaaattaagtGGTGGAGATTAAAGGATAAAAATTTGAGAGAGGAGTTTAGGGAAAAAGTAATGGGAAAGGTAAAATCGGCAGAGAGTGTGCAGGAGTGGTGGAAAATAAATAGTGATGTTATAAGGAAGACTGGGGAGGAAGTGTTAGGGTTAACATCTgggagaggggtgccaaaagataaGGAAGCATGGTGGTGGAACGAAGAAGTGCAGAGGGTTGTGAAGGAAAAGAAAGATGCTAAGAGGAAGTGGGATATGTCTGGAAGTGCTGAGGATGGGCAAGCATACAAAAGTGCATAG